A single window of Bordetella genomosp. 11 DNA harbors:
- a CDS encoding DMT family transporter encodes MQALWMLLASLMFAIMGSCVKLATEHNSSLSQVVLFRGLPSVILLLVWARAGRQSIIPTSWKLHFWRNLSGVSSMWLGFFALSHLPLATATSLTYTSPLFIAAWMLGWGGARRDVVRVVSVALGFLGVIAVLRPSIGHDQWLAALLGLASGASAAVAMMQIRQLGRIGEPEWRTVLFFSCAVCVSSVAGLASEGWGDTDLAGYTALSGIGLSGLFGQLAVTRAFGLGSALLTAALQYTTIIFAAILGMAFWHDHLDDMAWLGMGLIIAAGLMSIWRTMRESRTAATSNREKQA; translated from the coding sequence ATGCAGGCTCTCTGGATGTTGTTGGCGTCTCTTATGTTCGCCATCATGGGTTCCTGCGTGAAGCTGGCCACGGAACACAATTCGTCGCTGTCGCAGGTCGTGCTGTTTCGCGGGCTGCCCTCCGTGATCCTGCTGCTGGTGTGGGCCCGTGCCGGACGCCAGTCCATCATCCCGACCAGCTGGAAGCTTCACTTTTGGCGCAATCTGTCCGGCGTCAGCTCGATGTGGTTGGGATTCTTCGCCTTGTCGCATCTGCCGCTGGCGACGGCCACCAGCCTGACCTACACCTCGCCCTTGTTCATCGCCGCCTGGATGCTGGGCTGGGGTGGCGCGCGGCGCGATGTGGTCCGGGTTGTCTCGGTGGCGCTGGGGTTTCTTGGCGTTATCGCCGTCCTGCGTCCCAGTATCGGCCACGACCAATGGCTGGCGGCCTTGCTGGGCCTGGCCTCGGGGGCCTCGGCCGCGGTGGCCATGATGCAGATACGCCAGCTCGGCCGCATCGGCGAACCCGAATGGCGGACCGTCCTGTTCTTTTCGTGCGCCGTTTGCGTAAGCAGCGTGGCCGGCCTGGCGTCCGAGGGCTGGGGCGATACCGATCTGGCTGGCTACACCGCGTTAAGCGGCATCGGGCTGTCGGGGCTGTTCGGACAGTTGGCGGTGACGCGCGCCTTTGGGCTGGGCTCGGCCCTGTTGACGGCGGCGCTGCAGTACACCACCATCATTTTTGCCGCCATCCTTGGGATGGCGTTCTGGCACGACCATCTGGACGATATGGCGTGGCTGGGCATGGGATTGATTATCGCCGCCGGCTTGATGTCGATCTGGCGCACGATGCGCGAATCGCGGACAGCGGCGACGTCCAACCGGGAGAAACAGGCATGA
- the htpX gene encoding protease HtpX — MKRIVLFVLTNLAVMIVLSATLRILGVDRFLTANGLNINALLIFSLVVGFTGAIISLLISKPMAKWSTGAHVIDPNAPRDQREAWLLDTVHQLADRAGIGRPEVAIYEGAPNAFATGAFKNDSLVAVSTGLLESMTEEEVTAVLGHEIAHIANGDMVTLTLIQGVVNTFVVFLARVVGYFVDKAVFRNERGVGAGYYITVIVCEILFGVVATIIVAWFSRQREYRADAGSAHLLSSRDPMIRALARLGGLEPGALPKSFEAAGITGGGAISALFASHPPIQSRIAALQRVPL, encoded by the coding sequence ATGAAACGTATCGTTTTGTTCGTGCTCACCAATCTGGCCGTCATGATCGTGCTATCGGCCACGCTGCGCATTCTGGGCGTCGACCGCTTTCTGACGGCGAACGGGCTGAACATCAATGCCCTGCTGATCTTTTCGCTGGTGGTGGGATTCACCGGCGCCATCATCTCGCTGCTGATCAGCAAGCCGATGGCCAAGTGGAGCACCGGCGCCCACGTCATCGACCCGAACGCGCCGCGCGACCAGCGCGAGGCCTGGCTGCTGGATACCGTACACCAGTTGGCCGACCGCGCCGGCATCGGCCGTCCGGAAGTCGCCATCTACGAAGGCGCCCCCAATGCATTCGCCACGGGCGCGTTCAAGAACGATTCGCTGGTGGCCGTCAGCACAGGTCTGCTGGAAAGCATGACGGAAGAAGAAGTGACGGCGGTCCTCGGACACGAAATCGCCCACATCGCCAACGGCGACATGGTGACGCTGACCCTGATCCAGGGCGTTGTGAATACCTTCGTGGTGTTCCTGGCGCGCGTCGTCGGCTATTTCGTCGACAAGGCGGTGTTCCGCAACGAACGCGGCGTGGGTGCCGGCTACTACATCACGGTCATCGTCTGCGAAATCCTGTTCGGCGTGGTCGCCACGATCATCGTTGCGTGGTTTTCGCGCCAGCGGGAATACCGCGCCGATGCCGGCTCGGCCCATTTGCTCAGTTCGCGCGACCCCATGATCCGGGCCCTGGCGCGGTTGGGTGGCCTGGAACCGGGCGCGCTGCCGAAATCCTTCGAGGCGGCCGGCATTACGGGCGGCGGCGCCATCAGCGCCCTGTTCGCCTCGCACCCGCCCATCCAGTCGCGCATCGCCGCCCTGCAACGCGTGCCGCTATAG
- a CDS encoding L-serine ammonia-lyase: MAVSVFDLFKIGIGPSSSHTVGPMRAALLFAQGLQRDGLLASVASVRAELYGSLGATGKGHGTDKGVMLGLMGEAPDTVDPSAIGGMLQAVRASRELPLLGQHRVPFVEKEHLLFYRREAMAEHPNGMKFHAFDAAGASLREARYLSVGGGFVVTAGAPNSQVIAAHDQLPFPFRTGRQLVEMAASSGLSVAQLMMRNELAWRSEDDVRAGLDRIWDVMQRCVARGCGIDNPAADGELPGPLRVRRRAPELYRSLTQRAERTLSDPLSVMDWVNLYAIAVNEENAAGGRVVTAPTNGAAGIIPAVLHYYDRFVPGATREGVHDFLLTAAAIGLLYKFNASISGAEVGCQGEVGVACSMAAGALAAVLGGRVSQVENAAEIGMEHNLGLTCDPVGGLVQIPCIERNAMASIKAVNAARMALRGDGHHYVSLDSVIKTMRETGADMKIKYKETARGGLAVNIVEC; this comes from the coding sequence GTGGCAGTTTCTGTCTTTGATCTGTTCAAGATCGGTATCGGTCCTTCCAGTTCCCACACGGTGGGGCCCATGCGCGCGGCATTGCTCTTCGCCCAGGGCCTGCAGCGTGACGGCCTGCTGGCCTCGGTAGCCAGCGTTCGGGCGGAGCTGTATGGCTCGCTGGGCGCCACCGGCAAGGGCCACGGAACAGACAAGGGCGTCATGCTGGGCTTGATGGGAGAAGCGCCGGATACCGTCGACCCCTCCGCCATCGGCGGCATGCTGCAGGCAGTCCGCGCCAGCCGCGAATTGCCCTTGCTGGGCCAGCATCGCGTGCCGTTCGTCGAAAAGGAGCATCTGCTTTTCTATCGCCGCGAAGCCATGGCGGAACATCCGAACGGCATGAAATTCCATGCCTTCGATGCCGCCGGCGCCTCCCTGCGCGAAGCACGCTATCTTTCCGTCGGCGGCGGCTTCGTCGTGACCGCCGGGGCGCCGAATAGCCAGGTCATCGCCGCGCACGACCAATTGCCGTTTCCCTTCCGCACCGGCCGCCAGCTCGTCGAGATGGCCGCTTCATCGGGCCTGAGCGTCGCCCAGCTGATGATGCGCAACGAACTCGCGTGGCGTAGCGAAGACGACGTCCGCGCCGGCCTGGACCGTATCTGGGATGTCATGCAGCGCTGCGTGGCGCGCGGTTGCGGCATCGACAATCCGGCGGCGGACGGCGAATTGCCAGGTCCGCTGCGCGTGCGCCGGCGCGCGCCCGAACTCTATCGCAGCCTGACCCAACGCGCCGAGCGCACGCTGTCGGATCCGCTGTCGGTCATGGACTGGGTCAACCTGTACGCCATTGCCGTCAACGAGGAAAACGCCGCCGGCGGTCGCGTCGTGACGGCGCCCACCAATGGCGCGGCCGGCATTATTCCGGCGGTGCTGCATTACTACGATCGCTTTGTTCCCGGTGCCACGCGCGAAGGCGTGCACGATTTCCTGCTGACCGCCGCGGCGATCGGCTTGCTCTATAAATTCAATGCTTCGATTTCCGGTGCCGAAGTCGGTTGCCAGGGCGAAGTCGGCGTGGCCTGTTCGATGGCGGCCGGTGCCCTGGCCGCCGTGCTGGGTGGGCGCGTATCCCAGGTGGAAAACGCCGCCGAGATCGGCATGGAGCACAACCTGGGCCTGACCTGCGACCCGGTGGGCGGATTGGTGCAGATACCCTGTATCGAACGCAATGCCATGGCATCGATCAAGGCGGTGAACGCCGCGCGCATGGCCTTGCGCGGCGACGGCCATCACTACGTCTCGCTGGACTCCGTCATCAAGACCATGCGCGAAACCGGCGCCGACATGAAGATCAAGTACAAGGAAACGGCGCGCGGCGGCCTGGCGGTGAACATCGTCGAATGCTAG